Proteins co-encoded in one Sporosarcina sp. FSL K6-1522 genomic window:
- the comGB gene encoding competence type IV pilus assembly protein ComGB yields MDMLNDNIAAKRKVLLENRPTFLKRLAVLLREGYTFHDGLHLLLPHHLKEYDRILIEVEGDFKAGFGVTQIFSRFGFSSSMLLPISIAEMDGRLADTLEEMAERLRKSEEKKKKLKNLLVYPIALFVFVAVLLIAFRKFFLPNMEMLAMSRQTQAGGFVAALPSIVSKIPDAIIGVVVISASLVGIMRLLYKNMTPTSKIHFCVSVPIIRMFFMMMKTRDFASEMGSLLQSGLSMQNALDVLINQQLDVVLSTMTTNVKEQVIYGEPLHSAIEMTDGLMGQLAAFAKHGADSGHLSKELLIYSEHLEETIDRKLTAILALLQPVLFGVIALCILAAYLTLLLPVYGMMDNL; encoded by the coding sequence ATGGACATGCTTAACGACAATATAGCGGCTAAGCGTAAGGTGCTGCTTGAAAATCGTCCAACCTTTTTAAAAAGGCTTGCGGTTCTTTTGAGGGAAGGCTATACGTTTCATGATGGTTTGCATTTACTATTGCCACACCACCTGAAAGAATATGACCGGATCTTAATAGAAGTAGAGGGAGACTTTAAAGCGGGATTTGGTGTCACACAAATTTTTAGTCGTTTTGGATTTTCCTCAAGTATGTTGCTACCTATTTCGATTGCTGAAATGGATGGTCGGCTTGCAGATACCTTGGAGGAGATGGCCGAGCGTTTAAGAAAGAGTGAAGAGAAAAAGAAGAAACTCAAAAATCTATTGGTTTACCCTATTGCGCTCTTTGTTTTTGTTGCGGTTTTACTGATTGCGTTTCGTAAGTTCTTTTTACCCAATATGGAAATGCTTGCAATGTCTCGGCAAACGCAGGCGGGGGGCTTTGTTGCGGCATTACCATCAATTGTGTCCAAGATACCGGATGCCATTATTGGTGTGGTAGTCATCTCGGCAAGTCTTGTAGGCATTATGCGTCTGCTCTATAAGAACATGACTCCAACGAGCAAGATTCACTTTTGTGTTTCAGTCCCAATCATTCGTATGTTTTTTATGATGATGAAGACGAGGGACTTTGCGAGCGAAATGGGTAGTTTGTTACAGTCAGGATTATCTATGCAAAATGCACTAGATGTGCTCATTAACCAGCAATTGGATGTCGTTTTAAGTACGATGACTACAAATGTGAAAGAACAAGTCATCTATGGTGAGCCCCTGCATAGCGCAATTGAGATGACGGATGGCTTGATGGGACAGCTAGCGGCTTTTGCGAAACATGGTGCTGATAGTGGGCATTTATCCAAAGAGCTATTGATTTATAGCGAGCATCTAGAGGAAACGATAGACCGCAAGCTCACCGCGATTTTAGCCTTGCTACAACCAGTATTATTTGGCGTCATAGCGCTTTGTATTTTGGCGGCTTATCTGACGTTATTGTTACCGGTTTATGGCATGATGGATAATTTATGA
- the comGC gene encoding competence type IV pilus major pilin ComGC, with protein sequence MKQIRDNRGFTLIEMMIVLLIISVLILIAIPNVTKHSKSIDEKGCDAYVHMVQGQVESYKMDVKKIPGSVEELSDKGYLPEKAACPDGSAITIDTDGKVTAARKAASSGS encoded by the coding sequence ATGAAACAAATCCGTGATAATCGTGGCTTCACTTTGATAGAAATGATGATCGTTTTGTTAATTATTTCCGTTTTGATTCTCATTGCGATTCCGAATGTTACGAAGCATTCAAAGTCCATTGATGAAAAAGGCTGTGATGCCTATGTGCATATGGTTCAAGGACAAGTAGAATCGTATAAAATGGATGTCAAAAAGATTCCGGGAAGTGTCGAAGAACTATCAGATAAAGGGTATCTACCCGAGAAAGCTGCATGTCCAGATGGCAGTGCAATTACGATTGATACAGATGGAAAAGTAACAGCAGCGCGAAAGGCTGCAAGCTCGGGAAGTTGA
- a CDS encoding prepilin-type N-terminal cleavage/methylation domain-containing protein, translating to MKARKENGFTFLELLLVLAILSILTAIIIPSGDRWMREQTAESAIQAFMASIQNLQAYSMANNAYTKLSFKNAGTMYITAVPGEFEFARTNFPAGMKLVGGMDSVEFHGNGDIIKSGTLVLQTSSGFTEIRIQFQRGRMVVYER from the coding sequence ATGAAAGCGCGTAAGGAAAATGGCTTTACTTTTCTTGAATTGCTGTTAGTTTTGGCTATTCTTTCGATACTAACCGCAATTATTATCCCGTCTGGTGATCGCTGGATGCGTGAGCAGACGGCAGAGAGTGCCATTCAGGCCTTTATGGCATCCATTCAAAATTTACAAGCCTATTCGATGGCTAATAATGCGTATACAAAATTATCCTTCAAAAATGCTGGAACGATGTATATCACAGCGGTACCGGGAGAATTTGAATTTGCAAGGACGAATTTTCCGGCTGGTATGAAACTTGTGGGGGGAATGGATAGCGTTGAGTTTCATGGAAATGGAGACATCATTAAGTCAGGTACATTAGTGCTTCAGACATCTTCCGGCTTTACAGAAATTCGCATTCAATTTCAACGAGGGAGGATGGTGGTTTATGAACGATAA
- the comGF gene encoding competence type IV pilus minor pilin ComGF produces MHRLLNKGNERGYTFLESIFQLLIMALFLQLFVLFFFWKEPIERQYTDYGSTEWELFAVDMQQLLAEVSAIEVSDAGEMLRFQNARGNISINQNGNVIRKRVNGNGHIPLLTSVRSTFFSIDGMGLTARVLMADGTRKERRFVIGLYPE; encoded by the coding sequence ATGCATCGCTTATTGAATAAGGGAAATGAACGTGGCTATACTTTTCTTGAGAGTATTTTCCAACTGTTGATTATGGCGCTATTTCTTCAGCTATTTGTGCTGTTTTTCTTCTGGAAAGAACCGATTGAACGACAATATACGGATTATGGATCCACAGAATGGGAATTATTTGCGGTGGATATGCAGCAACTGCTAGCGGAAGTGAGTGCGATTGAAGTCAGTGATGCGGGAGAAATGCTTCGCTTTCAGAATGCGAGAGGAAACATTAGTATCAATCAAAATGGAAATGTTATTCGGAAGCGGGTGAATGGGAATGGGCATATCCCGTTACTAACAAGCGTCCGCTCCACGTTTTTTTCCATTGACGGAATGGGCTTAACCGCACGGGTTCTAATGGCAGATGGCACGCGAAAAGAGAGGAGATTTGTTATTGGGTTGTATCCAGAATGA
- a CDS encoding shikimate kinase, with the protein MRKVYLVGFMGSGKSAIGKRLSFATKMPFYDMDDEIVKRMGMTIPAIFETYGEAYFRDMETEFLRTFRDESCIIATGGGVAMREENRAIMRKTGLVFYLNAPFRDIWRRVATDKNRPIVQRSSRSDLERLFKTRRANYQQSAHFRVETEHRSLRDITDYIAFQVGRLAGEK; encoded by the coding sequence ATGAGGAAAGTGTATTTGGTTGGCTTTATGGGCAGTGGGAAAAGTGCTATCGGTAAGCGACTCAGTTTTGCGACCAAGATGCCATTTTACGATATGGATGATGAAATCGTGAAAAGAATGGGCATGACGATTCCTGCTATTTTTGAAACATACGGTGAAGCGTATTTTCGCGATATGGAGACAGAATTTTTGCGTACATTTCGTGATGAGTCTTGTATTATTGCGACAGGCGGCGGTGTAGCGATGCGGGAAGAAAATCGCGCGATTATGCGTAAAACAGGGCTTGTTTTTTATCTTAACGCACCATTTCGTGACATATGGCGTCGCGTTGCAACAGATAAGAATCGGCCAATTGTTCAGCGATCGTCACGTTCTGATCTGGAGCGATTATTTAAAACAAGGCGTGCGAATTATCAGCAATCTGCTCATTTTCGGGTGGAGACAGAGCATCGTTCCTTGCGAGATATTACCGATTACATTGCATTCCAGGTCGGTAGGCTTGCAGGAGAAAAATAA
- the gcvT gene encoding glycine cleavage system aminomethyltransferase GcvT: MSETLKRTVLFDSYAEYGGKTIDFGGWELPVQFSSIKAEHEAVRTKAGLFDVSHMGEVLVRGEGALAYLQKLVTNDVSKLKDGQAQYTAMCYENGGTVDDLLIYKRADNDYLLVVNASNIDKDLEWMNKHLTGDVTIEDQSAAYTLLALQGPVAQDVLQKLTDEPLEEIKFFRFKENVNIAGHNVLISRTGYTGEDGFEIYGSPEAAVALWPAILKAGESEGVIPAGLGARDTLRFESGLPLYGQELSKDISPLETGLGFVVKVNKEEDFIGKEALAAQKENGVPRKLVGLEMIDKGIPRTGYKVFLGDEEIGEVTTGTQSPTLKKNIGFALLKSEHTSQGTEVEVEVRNKRLKAVIIATPFYKR, translated from the coding sequence GTGTCAGAAACTTTAAAACGTACCGTGCTTTTTGATAGCTATGCGGAGTACGGCGGAAAAACAATCGATTTCGGTGGTTGGGAATTACCTGTTCAATTTTCAAGCATCAAAGCTGAACATGAAGCAGTTCGTACCAAAGCTGGTTTGTTTGATGTGTCGCACATGGGTGAAGTACTCGTTCGCGGTGAAGGTGCACTCGCTTATTTACAAAAGCTCGTGACGAACGATGTATCGAAATTGAAAGACGGTCAAGCGCAATATACAGCTATGTGTTATGAAAACGGCGGTACAGTTGATGATCTTCTTATTTACAAACGTGCAGATAACGACTACCTACTTGTTGTCAACGCGTCAAATATTGACAAAGATCTTGAGTGGATGAATAAACATCTAACAGGCGATGTCACAATTGAAGACCAGTCTGCTGCTTATACACTTCTTGCTTTGCAAGGACCTGTAGCACAAGATGTTTTGCAAAAATTGACGGATGAGCCGTTGGAAGAGATTAAATTTTTCCGATTCAAAGAAAACGTCAATATCGCGGGGCACAATGTACTCATTTCTCGTACAGGTTATACAGGTGAAGATGGCTTTGAAATTTACGGTTCTCCAGAAGCAGCTGTTGCATTATGGCCGGCAATTCTTAAAGCAGGTGAAAGTGAAGGCGTTATTCCAGCAGGTTTAGGTGCTCGTGATACACTTCGTTTTGAGTCTGGTTTACCACTTTATGGTCAAGAATTGTCTAAAGATATTTCACCACTTGAAACAGGTTTAGGTTTTGTTGTAAAGGTAAATAAAGAAGAAGATTTCATTGGTAAAGAAGCACTTGCTGCTCAAAAGGAAAACGGTGTACCACGTAAACTTGTAGGTCTTGAGATGATTGACAAAGGCATTCCACGTACAGGTTACAAAGTGTTCCTTGGTGACGAAGAAATCGGAGAAGTCACAACGGGTACACAATCACCAACGCTTAAAAAGAATATTGGATTTGCTCTATTGAAGAGCGAGCATACTTCACAAGGCACAGAAGTGGAAGTGGAAGTTCGTAATAAGCGTTTGAAAGCAGTTATTATTGCAACACCATTTTATAAACGATAA
- the gcvPA gene encoding aminomethyl-transferring glycine dehydrogenase subunit GcvPA: MKHRYLPMTETDRAEMLKTIGISSVDELFADIPEQIRFKGEYNIKQAKSESSLTKELSQLAAKNADARTYTSFLGAGVYDHYKPIIVDHVISRSEFYTAYTPYQPEISQGELQAIFEFQTMICELTGMDLANSSMYDGGTALAEAGMLAAGHTRRKKLLVSETVHPESRDVVLSYANGQSIEVVTIPQKDGVTDLAKLEEMIDDNTAAVLVQYPNFFGQIEDIQKIGDIAHDKGGLFVVSANPLALGVLTPPGKLGADITVGDAQPFGIAEAFGGPHCGYFAVTKKLMRKVPGRLVGETTDDEGRRGYVLTLQAREQHIRRDKATSNICSNQALNALAASVAMTALGKVGAQEIAYQNIVKTRYAKEAFEKAGFAVKYEGAHFNEIVVDCKQAVKEVNAQLFTKGIIGGYDLGLTYPELANHALIAVTEQRTKEEIDALVQEMEALHA, translated from the coding sequence ATGAAGCATCGTTACCTTCCAATGACGGAAACCGATCGCGCAGAAATGCTAAAAACAATCGGAATTTCTTCCGTAGATGAACTTTTTGCAGATATTCCTGAACAAATTCGATTTAAAGGCGAGTACAATATTAAACAAGCGAAGTCTGAGTCTTCATTGACAAAAGAACTTTCACAACTTGCTGCAAAAAATGCTGACGCACGTACATATACATCATTTTTAGGTGCGGGTGTCTATGATCATTACAAGCCAATCATCGTTGACCATGTGATTTCACGTTCAGAGTTTTACACGGCTTATACACCATACCAACCAGAAATTTCACAAGGTGAATTGCAAGCAATCTTTGAATTCCAGACAATGATCTGTGAATTGACTGGTATGGATCTAGCCAACTCATCTATGTATGATGGTGGAACAGCTCTTGCAGAGGCAGGAATGCTTGCTGCAGGCCATACACGTCGGAAAAAATTGCTTGTGTCTGAAACTGTACATCCTGAATCTCGTGATGTTGTGCTTTCTTACGCAAATGGACAATCAATCGAAGTTGTAACCATTCCACAAAAAGATGGCGTTACAGATCTTGCAAAATTGGAAGAAATGATTGATGACAATACAGCGGCAGTACTTGTCCAATATCCGAACTTCTTCGGTCAAATCGAAGATATTCAAAAAATTGGTGACATTGCACATGATAAAGGCGGCTTGTTCGTTGTATCAGCGAATCCACTTGCACTTGGCGTATTAACACCACCAGGTAAATTAGGTGCAGATATTACAGTTGGAGATGCGCAACCATTCGGAATTGCCGAAGCATTTGGCGGTCCACACTGTGGTTATTTCGCTGTAACGAAAAAGTTAATGCGTAAAGTACCAGGACGTCTTGTTGGAGAAACAACAGATGATGAAGGACGTCGTGGCTATGTATTGACACTTCAAGCACGTGAACAGCATATCCGTCGTGATAAAGCGACATCTAATATTTGTTCAAACCAAGCGTTGAACGCACTTGCAGCTTCTGTTGCGATGACAGCACTTGGAAAAGTAGGCGCACAAGAAATTGCTTACCAAAACATCGTCAAAACACGTTATGCGAAAGAAGCATTTGAAAAAGCTGGTTTCGCTGTGAAGTATGAAGGTGCGCACTTCAACGAAATCGTTGTCGATTGCAAACAAGCTGTTAAAGAAGTGAATGCACAATTGTTCACAAAAGGAATTATTGGTGGTTATGACCTTGGTCTAACATATCCAGAACTTGCAAACCATGCACTAATCGCTGTAACAGAACAGCGTACAAAAGAAGAAATCGATGCACTTGTGCAGGAAATGGAGGCCCTTCATGCATAA
- the gcvPB gene encoding aminomethyl-transferring glycine dehydrogenase subunit GcvPB, with the protein MHKDNQPLIFELTKEGRVGYSLPELDVPELDLSGLLPEGFVREEAAELPEVSELDIMRHYTALSNRNHGVDTGFYPLGSCTMKYNPKINESVARYPGFANIHPLQDESTVQGAMELLYDLQEHLVEITGMDEVTLQPAAGAHGEWTALMMIRAFHEANGDFNRTKVLVPDSAHGTNPASATVAGFETVTVKSNEHGLVDLEDLKRVVGSDTAALMLTNPNTLGLFEEDILEMAEIVHGAGGKLYYDGANLNAVMSKARPGDMGFDAVHLNLHKTFTGPHGGGGPGSGPVGVKADLIPFLPKPVLVKKDDVFTFDYNRPQSIGRVKPYYGNFGINVRAYTYIRSMGPDGLKAVTEYAVLNANYMMRRLEPYFDLPYNRHCKHEFVLSGRRQKKLGVRTLDMAKRLLDFGYHPPTIYFPLNVEEGMMIEPTETESKETLDAFCDALIQIAKEVDENPEIVQNAPHTTVINRLDETKAARQPVLRYTK; encoded by the coding sequence ATGCATAAAGATAATCAGCCGTTAATTTTTGAACTGACGAAAGAAGGACGGGTAGGTTATAGCCTTCCTGAACTAGATGTGCCTGAATTAGACCTTTCCGGCCTATTGCCAGAAGGCTTTGTCCGTGAAGAAGCTGCGGAACTTCCGGAAGTTTCTGAGCTTGATATTATGCGTCACTATACAGCATTATCTAATCGTAACCATGGTGTAGACACAGGATTTTATCCACTAGGATCATGTACGATGAAATACAATCCTAAAATCAATGAATCTGTTGCGCGTTACCCAGGATTTGCGAACATTCACCCATTGCAGGATGAGTCGACAGTTCAAGGGGCAATGGAATTATTGTACGATTTACAAGAGCATCTCGTTGAAATTACGGGAATGGATGAAGTTACGCTTCAACCAGCTGCAGGTGCACACGGTGAATGGACAGCATTGATGATGATCCGTGCCTTCCACGAAGCGAACGGTGACTTTAACCGAACGAAAGTACTTGTTCCTGACTCAGCGCACGGAACGAATCCAGCATCAGCTACAGTTGCAGGATTTGAAACGGTAACAGTTAAGTCGAATGAGCATGGACTTGTCGATCTTGAAGACTTGAAACGTGTCGTTGGTTCAGATACAGCAGCACTTATGCTGACAAACCCGAATACATTGGGACTTTTTGAAGAAGACATTCTTGAAATGGCTGAAATCGTTCACGGTGCTGGCGGAAAGCTCTACTATGACGGTGCGAACTTAAACGCAGTTATGTCTAAAGCGCGCCCTGGCGACATGGGCTTTGATGCAGTTCACTTGAACTTGCACAAAACGTTCACGGGTCCACACGGTGGTGGAGGCCCAGGTTCAGGTCCAGTTGGTGTGAAAGCGGATTTGATTCCATTCTTGCCAAAACCAGTTCTTGTGAAAAAAGACGATGTATTCACATTCGATTACAATCGTCCACAATCTATCGGACGCGTTAAACCGTATTATGGAAACTTTGGTATCAATGTGCGTGCTTACACGTATATCCGTTCAATGGGACCAGACGGCTTGAAAGCAGTTACGGAATACGCGGTATTGAATGCGAACTATATGATGCGTCGACTTGAGCCTTACTTCGACCTACCATATAATCGTCATTGTAAGCATGAATTCGTACTTTCAGGTCGTCGTCAGAAGAAACTTGGCGTGCGTACACTTGATATGGCGAAACGTCTGCTTGACTTTGGCTATCATCCACCAACAATCTACTTCCCACTAAACGTTGAGGAAGGGATGATGATTGAGCCGACAGAAACAGAGTCGAAAGAAACACTCGACGCATTCTGTGATGCACTCATTCAAATCGCAAAAGAAGTTGATGAAAACCCTGAAATCGTTCAAAATGCACCACATACGACGGTTATCAATCGTTTAGATGAAACGAAAGCGGCTCGTCAACCTGTATTACGTTATACAAAATAA
- a CDS encoding ATP-binding protein, producing the protein MENLILLPIDRDVRNTLPFYEDYAAVNRHIFNRLNERQQQDWKVIQAEELIAHAESVIDELMKKGKLHYESLGHIYGVRPTKKVGRSNSTQEFKLRISETIENQLLYFPDFDVAFTQLLYYGGSGSTWPEYQLFSSSAEKVKTFIEELNHLQRETMKTTVTYLVDTESGVEKKSFEHGEKVSREDVFLEDRMKSDIFRAIDEFFKDGGSFYKEYGLPYKRGILLYGAPGNGKTTLVRSITGSTSAPVIYWQITEHTGSYSIQEVFTTVERMAPAILVIEDIDSMPEHTRSSFLNTLDGARVRAGLFIIGTTNYPEKIDPALINRAGRFDSSYEILSPTSEVRRAYMKKLDKKGLFNDEQLNDVTKRTAGLSVSQLNELYMSVALGFHYDGTVEYDRRIQDLQKQHKRSTKGNWEQEGSIGF; encoded by the coding sequence ATGGAAAATTTAATTTTATTGCCAATTGATAGAGATGTGCGTAATACCTTACCGTTTTATGAAGATTATGCAGCCGTCAATCGACATATTTTCAACCGTTTAAACGAACGACAGCAACAAGACTGGAAAGTCATTCAAGCTGAAGAGCTTATTGCTCATGCAGAGTCCGTTATTGATGAGTTAATGAAAAAAGGAAAGTTGCACTACGAATCACTCGGTCATATCTACGGCGTGCGACCTACTAAGAAGGTAGGACGATCCAATTCAACTCAAGAGTTCAAATTACGCATTTCTGAGACAATTGAAAACCAATTGTTGTACTTCCCCGACTTTGATGTCGCTTTCACGCAATTACTATACTATGGTGGTAGCGGTTCAACCTGGCCCGAATATCAACTTTTCTCTTCTTCCGCTGAGAAAGTAAAAACATTCATCGAAGAGCTCAATCACCTGCAACGTGAAACAATGAAAACGACGGTCACGTACTTAGTCGATACAGAAAGTGGCGTCGAAAAGAAAAGTTTTGAGCATGGGGAAAAGGTCAGCAGAGAGGATGTATTTTTAGAGGACCGCATGAAATCCGATATCTTTCGAGCAATTGATGAATTTTTCAAAGATGGCGGATCATTCTACAAGGAATATGGACTGCCTTATAAACGCGGCATTTTATTGTATGGTGCCCCTGGAAACGGTAAAACCACACTTGTCCGCTCAATTACCGGCTCGACATCAGCCCCCGTCATCTATTGGCAAATTACAGAACATACAGGTAGCTATTCTATACAAGAAGTATTCACGACCGTCGAAAGGATGGCCCCTGCGATTCTCGTTATTGAAGATATCGACTCCATGCCGGAACATACACGCAGTTCATTTCTTAATACATTAGACGGTGCTCGTGTACGTGCAGGACTATTTATCATCGGGACAACTAACTATCCAGAAAAAATTGATCCTGCCCTCATTAACCGCGCAGGTCGTTTCGACAGCAGCTATGAGATTCTTTCCCCGACATCCGAAGTTCGTCGTGCTTATATGAAGAAACTCGACAAAAAAGGACTATTCAATGATGAACAATTGAACGATGTTACAAAACGTACAGCAGGGTTATCTGTTTCCCAACTCAACGAATTGTACATGTCCGTTGCACTCGGTTTTCATTATGATGGAACGGTTGAATATGACAGACGAATTCAGGATTTGCAAAAGCAACATAAACGATCTACAAAAGGAAATTGGGAACAAGAGGGCTCGATTGGATTTTAA
- a CDS encoding rhodanese-like domain-containing protein, whose product MIAYFVVTMLRLRKAVTNLTQEQFIEGYRKAQLIDVREAKEFEAGHILGARNVPYSQFRQRYKEIRPDKPVYLYDQNGGKSARAALFLKKKDYTQLFHLQGGFRLWTGKVKSK is encoded by the coding sequence ATGATCGCTTACTTCGTTGTGACGATGCTTCGTCTTCGTAAAGCTGTAACCAATTTAACACAAGAACAGTTTATTGAAGGCTATCGAAAAGCACAGCTCATCGATGTTCGTGAAGCAAAAGAATTTGAGGCAGGCCATATCCTTGGGGCACGTAATGTTCCTTATTCCCAATTCCGTCAACGGTATAAAGAAATCCGTCCGGACAAGCCCGTTTATCTGTACGATCAAAACGGTGGGAAAAGCGCACGTGCAGCATTATTCCTGAAGAAAAAAGACTATACACAATTATTCCACCTCCAAGGCGGATTCCGTTTATGGACAGGTAAAGTAAAAAGCAAGTAA
- a CDS encoding LysR family transcriptional regulator — MNLHRLSCFIKVVEEGSITKAAAALQMTQPPLSILIRKFEEELGVTLFNRSGRYLELTASGTFLYEQGKELLDSTENTERKLVEYHEGIRGTVKLGCSTSTSLFILPDVLQRLQKDTPNVVTHVREGNTSYILENLRNFTIDIGIVRSSIRAEDIQTLTLLTEPLLLALPPNHPLCKKETIEIADLANERFLLPTTSYGSGLADDIIEACQDNGFTPNVVYWGTETLPTLLMVRRGAGICFTPSCFQNFHSPDFPVLRPLSFPTLQTKLNILTLRNRYMSSVSERFLTIVKEVAQEMEYPTKT; from the coding sequence ATGAACCTACATCGTTTGAGTTGTTTTATTAAAGTTGTAGAGGAAGGAAGTATTACGAAAGCCGCGGCGGCGCTACAAATGACACAACCGCCCTTGAGTATTTTGATAAGGAAGTTCGAAGAGGAATTGGGGGTCACGCTTTTTAATCGCTCGGGCAGATACCTAGAATTAACAGCTAGTGGAACATTTTTATATGAGCAAGGAAAAGAATTATTGGACTCCACGGAGAACACTGAAAGGAAATTAGTTGAGTATCATGAGGGCATCAGAGGTACTGTCAAATTGGGCTGTAGTACATCCACAAGCCTATTTATATTGCCAGATGTCTTACAAAGATTGCAAAAGGATACTCCTAATGTTGTTACACATGTCCGTGAAGGCAACACATCTTATATTTTAGAAAATTTACGTAATTTCACAATCGACATTGGGATTGTTCGGTCTTCTATTAGAGCGGAGGATATTCAAACCCTAACACTACTAACTGAACCTTTACTGTTAGCGCTTCCGCCTAATCATCCCTTATGCAAAAAAGAAACGATTGAAATAGCAGATCTTGCAAACGAACGTTTTCTTTTACCTACGACTTCTTATGGGTCAGGCCTTGCCGATGATATTATTGAGGCCTGTCAAGATAACGGCTTTACCCCTAACGTCGTTTACTGGGGCACAGAAACATTACCTACGCTTTTAATGGTCAGAAGAGGAGCAGGCATTTGTTTTACGCCTAGTTGCTTTCAGAACTTTCATTCACCCGATTTTCCTGTACTGCGACCATTGTCATTTCCAACGCTCCAAACGAAGCTTAATATCCTCACTCTTCGGAATCGCTATATGTCGTCAGTTTCCGAACGATTTCTTACGATTGTCAAAGAGGTGGCTCAAGAAATGGAGTATCCTACTAAAACCTAG